A window of Falco rusticolus isolate bFalRus1 chromosome 18, bFalRus1.pri, whole genome shotgun sequence genomic DNA:
GCCCCACCAGCtctgggctgggtgggcacaCGGGTGGGCAGACCGGCACGTGGGTGGGCATGCTGGCACATAGGTGGGCACACAGGCAGGCATACAGGTGggcaagcaggcaggcagactgGCATACAGGTGGGCAAGCGGGCGGGCAGACTGGCAGACAGCACCCACCGTTCTTGCGGagctcctccagcaccaccTGGATGGACTCCAGCGGAAGCTTCCCTGGGCGGGGGGTTAAGGAAAGGCTCAGCGGCcgctggagggaggggaggccCCGGGGCGGCAGGCGGGGGGCACCGGGCCCCGAAGGATACGCTGCAGGCGGTGGTTGGCGAAGAGCGGGCTGTCCTGGGCCTCCCGCACCGTCATGGCGGGCAGCCGGTGCCGCTGGCTGTAGGCGAGCGCCAGCGCGCACCAGGCCGAGAGCTGCTTCTGCCGCGTCTCACCGTTGGGCTGCAGCCTGCGGGGCTCCGCTCAGCGACCGGGCCAGGCCGCGGGGCTCCGCGGAGGGCCCCGACACCCCCGGCCCGGCCTAACCCCAGCCGCGGctcagccccgcccccccgcctcccGCTCCCACCGtcccgccccgctcccggccccggcccgcgcTCACGTGAAGAAGGGCGGGAAGCTGTACTGCCAGGGCCATGCGAAGCTCATCGCCGCCGCCAGatccgccgccgccgccttccGGGCCGGCCCGCCCCACTTCCGGGCCGGCCCGCCCCACTTCCGGCCTTTTCCCGAGAAGCCCCGCCCTCCCCGCGAAGCTCCGCCCCACACAGCTCCGTTCCACGAAGCCACGCCCCTCTAAGCCACGCCCCCTCTGTGGTCCGTCCCATCTCCCCGTACTTCCGAAGCTCCGCCTATCGTCTCTAAACCACGCCCCCTCTAAACCACGCCCCATCGGTGGCGCGCTCCAACGCCCTGTACTCGCGAAGCTCCGCCCATCATAAACAAACCACGCCCCTTCGAAAAAGCCCTCTTATGAAGCCCCGCCCCTTGATGGAGCCCCTCCCCCTCGtagccccgccccgcccggaCGGCGGCGCCTGCCCGGGGCCCGGTGACCTTCCCCACCCGCGCCCAGCGCCTCCCGGTGCcgccccacagccagcagctgccggCGAGGcggagcgggcgggcggcgggagcgaGCCGAGGCCCGGCGGCGCAGAAGAACCAAGTGCACGCGTCGGGGAAGAAGCATTTAATCCCCAGCCGCGGGGCGGGGTGCACCACCGGCGGCACAGTGGGAACCGCCCGCCCTGACACCGTGTTCCAGATGCCCCCCCGGGGGTGGGCGAGCGGCCGGTTGGCCCacagcccgggggggggggacggggatgAGCAGGACCCCCCAGGGCCACCGCCAGCTGTGCGCCTAGGGCGGGGCCGTGCCGTCCGTGCTGCGCCAGATGACCAGGGTGACCAGGAAGGGGATGAGGCAATGGAGCGATGATCATGCCAGCAGCACGTCCTCAGGCGGGTCGAAGTAGACCTGGTGCCCCAGGGGTGCAGTTGTGGAAGTAGTGGTGGTGGCTCTGGAAGAGGTACTGCTCCGCCAGCGCTTGGGGTACCGTAGTGCAGGCGGTCGGACCCACTCCTCCCAGGCAGGCCTGCATCTTGCTGTAGGGCCTGGGGAGAGAGCCGTGGGGCGctgggagggggatggggatgggggcaTACCGCGTGGTTGCAGGACACCGGAGGCACggactcccccccccccccccccccgggtggccatccagcccagcagcaccctccaGGCCACCCGGGGCTCACCCTGTGCCCCGctgcctgcaccagctctgccctgagctgctggaCGGGAAGGTGTCCCTGGGCCAGAAGGTGGCCCTCAGGCCAGGAGCTGGTGGCCCAGTGGCATAGTGCGGGggctctgtcccagccaaacTCTTCCCACTGTCTCAGGAGCAGCTCCACTCCACGCAGCCCTGGGTCAGAGGGGCCACAGGCAATGGCCCCACCAAAGTGACCCCATGTGTCGCTTTCCCCAGCTGGGGACACCCCAGAGTCAGccagagcccctgccccaccccacccccagcgcTGCCCGGGGGGGTGTCTCAGCTGTCCCACCACCCCCATACCTGCTGATGACTTTCCACTCGCACAGCTCCGACGCCGTCACATTCATCATCAGGTGAACGAagccttcccagcagctctgcgTGATGTTGGCGTACACCTCCTCTGCAGGGGAAAGGTGCTGAGCGCAGGCAGCACCACTGCCAgagcctgtccctgcctgcgGCTGCTGCCGGCTGAcacccagccccca
This region includes:
- the RAMP2 gene encoding LOW QUALITY PROTEIN: receptor activity-modifying protein 2 (The sequence of the model RefSeq protein was modified relative to this genomic sequence to represent the inferred CDS: deleted 2 bases in 2 codons; substituted 1 base at 1 genomic stop codon), which codes for MAPRTQMGSSRLSRGLLLLWALLGTGLCHVDTKAEGFSKVTETSPPMVSFNWTYELAEEVYANITQSCWEGFVHLMMNVTASELCEWKVISRPYSKMQACLGGVGPTACTTVPQALAEQYLFQSHHHYFHNCTLGHQVYFDPPEDVLLAXSSLHCLIPFLVTLVIWRSTDGTAPP